The DNA window TCGACGCCGGCCGGCAGGCTGCCGCTCACCGCCACCATGTCGAACTGGCCCAGCCAGCTCAGCGAGTCGCTGACGAAGCGATCCCAGTCCTGCGGCGTCACTTCAAAACCGGAGAAGTTGAAGTCGGTCACTTCACCGTCTTTTTCCGTCAGCTTGACGTTGATGCGGGTGCGGCCCGGCACCACTTGGAAGCGGTTGGCGATCCCCAGATCGCTGAACAGCAGCTGGAAACCGTCCTGATTGTCTTTACCCAGGAAACCGCCGACGGTGACGTCGATGCCCAAATCCTTCAACACTTTGGCGACGTTGATGCCCTTGCCGGCGGCGTGCAGGCCGGCGGTTTTTACCCGGTTGACTTCCCCGCGCTCGATCTGCGGGCAGAAGCCCACCAGATCGTACGCCGGGTTCAGGGTGATCGTTGCTACTCTTCTGCTCATGCTGCGCCCTCGCCCAGTCCTTCATTAATCGCTTCGCCGATCGCCTTCAGCGCGGCTTCAGCATCTTCTCCATTGGCGGTAAAGCGCAGGTGATGCCCTTTTTTCACCCCCAGCGCCACCACCTTCATCAGGCTGCGCCCGTTGGCCGGCTTACCGCTGCCGTCCAGGTTGGTGACGGTGATGTCACTGTTGAAACTTTTGATCACGTTGACCAGCGCCGTGCCCGGCCGTGCGTGCAGGCCGTGCTCGTTGCGGATCACGAATTCGGCGCTCAGCACGCTGCTCTCCTCGGCCACTTCGCTGGTCAGCAGCGCCAGCACCCCGGCGGCATCCGCCTTCAGCAGGCGTTCAGCTTTGTTGGCCAGCAGCAGATCGCTGAGGTAGTTGAGCACCGCCAGCGGCTGCGCATCGGCGACCGACACCGTCAGCAGCAGCGCCACCGGCTCGCCGTCTTCCACGAAAGCCTGCGCCGGGCGGCTGACGGTGGCCGCGCTGGCCAGGTTGCCTTCGACGCTGTCGCTCAGCCAGATGCCCTGCCCCAGGTTCAGCGGCTTGCGGGTGATGGCATCGCTGACGAACTGCGCGTTGACTGCGCCAACCTTTTGCAGCCGGCCGGCGTTCAGCGCCTGCAGCGTCATCAGGCTGTCGGCCGCGACGTCGAGCGCAATCAGCGAAACGTCGAACTGGAATTCGGCGCTCTGCTGTTCGCCCATCAGCAGGCCGCGCAGCTCTTCCGCGGAGGTGGTTTTCGCCAGCCGTTCCGCCACGCCGTCATCGCTCAGCACGTGAGTGAGCTGGCGCAGCAGCGCCAAATGCTCGTCGGAGCGGGCGGCGATACCGATCGCCACATAGGCGGTCTGGCCTTCGCCCCAGGCGATGCCCTGCGGGAACTGGAACACCTGCACGCCGGTTTTCAGCACCAGATCGCGGGTATCGGTGGTGCCGTGCGGAATGGCAATGCCGTTGCCCAGGTAGGTGGACGTCTGCAGTTCGCGCTGCAGCATGCCGTCCACGTAACCGGCGCTGACGCAGCCGGCTTCGGTCAGGGCGGCAGCCACCTGGCGGATGGCCTCTTGCTTACCGTCGGCAGCGGCGCCCAGATGAATGTCTTGCGGTGACAACTGGAACATGATTCTCCTCTCCTGCTGAATTGAATCGTTTCAGCTTCATTGAGAAAAAGGAGCGTGACCCGTTCGCCACAAGCGGTCGGATAACGCTGAAACGTTTCAAGGAGTGTGTAAGCAGCGCAAGTCGAAAGCAAGCTTTCTCCCTTTTGCCATTACAGATTTTTGAGCTTACGCACACTTTCGCCGGCGTATTGGCCCACACCGGGGGCAAAATGACATACTGTGCTGAAACTTTGCTGACGGAGAAAAGCATGAACGTAGTGACGGGCGTCGGGGTGATCATCGTCAACCCGCAGGGCGAGATTTTGTTGGGCAAACGCTGCGGTCCGCACGCACCCTTTTGGTCGATCCCCGGCGGGCATCTGGAGGCCGGTGAAACCTTCGAGCAGTGCGCCCAGCGCGAAATCGCCGAAGAGACCGGGTTGCTCATCGCTCCGCCGCGCTTCGTGGGCGTCAGCAACAATCTGCAAACCTGGCGCGCCGAAGGCAAACACACGGTGTCTGTCTGCCTGCAGGTGGATCATCCCGGCGGCGACGCCGAGCTGAAAGAACCTGAAAAGTGCGCCGAATGGCGCTGGTGCGCGCCAGACGCCCTGCCGGAACCGCATTTCGAAGCCAGCCGCACCGCGATCCGCCTGTGGCTGAGCGGCCAAGCCTATTTGCCCACGGCCTGACCCATCGCGAGCGCGTGTTGCGCTCGCTTCCCCTGCCGCACAACCCCATCGCTATATAAATTAGAATATAACGCTATTTTTTGCGATATATGCCCTTTTTTTGACTACGGATAACCCTATGGGGTTAACCCTCTTCTATTATTACCCCTGCAATCGACGTGGCATTCTGACCTCCGGTCGGCGGCCTTTTGGCAAGATTTTATTTTAAATTCATAATTATAAGCGGGTTTACCATGAGCAAAAAACTGACTGGCTTTGAAAAAAAGCGCCGGTGGGGATGGCTATGGCTTTTGCTGCTGGGGATTATCCTCGGCGCGGCGCTGTTGGCCGGGACCGCCACCGTATTCCATAAAACCAGCGATACCGCCTTCTGCGTTTCCTGCCATACCATGCAACAGCCGCTGGCCGAATATCAGGGCAGCGTCCACTTCCAGAACACCAAGGGCATCCGCGCCGAGTGCGCCGACTGCCACGTGCCGCATCAACCGATCGATTACCTGTGGACCAAAATCCGCGCGGTAAAAGACATTTACGGCGAGATGGTCGGCACCATCGATACGCCGGAAAAATACGAAGCGCACAAGCTGGCGATGGCGCAGTCGGTCTGGAAAACGCTGAAAGAGAACGACTCGGCCACCTGCCGCTCCTGCCACAGCTACGACGCCATGGACATCACCGCCCAGCGCCCTGAGGCGCGCCTGCAGCACCCGGTGGCGATCAAACAGGGCGAGACCTGCATCGACTGCCATAAGGGCGTAGCCCACATCCTGCCGGACATGAGCGGCGAAACCCAGGCCGGCGCCGCCGAGCTGGCGAAGGCCGCGGCGCTGACCGCGCCCGACGCCACCACTCTCTACACCATCGCCACTGAACCGTTCTTCCTCAGCGCGGACGACAGCCATAACGCCGGCAACCTGATGCCGTCCACCGAAGTGCAGGTGGTGAAGCAGGATGGCGACAAGGTGCTGGCCACCGTGAGCGGCTGGCAGCAGGACGGGGTCAGCGAAGTGTTCTACGCCGCGCAGGGCAAACGTATCCTCAGCGTGCTGCTGGGTGAAGACGCGCGCCAACAGCTGAAGACCGCGGCCACCCAGACCGATGCGGAAACCGGCCTGGTCTGGCATCAGGTCTCTTTGCAGGTGTGGCTGCCGCGTAAACAATTGATCGACGATCAGCAAAAAATCTGGCGCTACGCCGCGGACATGATGTCGGCCAACTGCACCGGCTGCCACGGGCTGACCGCGCTCGATCGCTTCAACGCCAACCAATGGATCGGCGTCATCAAAGGCATGGCGCCGCGCACCTCGCTGACGCAGGAACAACTGCGCGTGCTGACGCAATACGTACAAAAACACGCCAGCGACATGCCACCTGCCGCACCGGCCAAGCTTTAAAGGGAGAAGCGCAATGA is part of the Serratia marcescens genome and encodes:
- the fruB gene encoding fused PTS fructose transporter subunit IIA/HPr protein, with protein sequence MFQLSPQDIHLGAAADGKQEAIRQVAAALTEAGCVSAGYVDGMLQRELQTSTYLGNGIAIPHGTTDTRDLVLKTGVQVFQFPQGIAWGEGQTAYVAIGIAARSDEHLALLRQLTHVLSDDGVAERLAKTTSAEELRGLLMGEQQSAEFQFDVSLIALDVAADSLMTLQALNAGRLQKVGAVNAQFVSDAITRKPLNLGQGIWLSDSVEGNLASAATVSRPAQAFVEDGEPVALLLTVSVADAQPLAVLNYLSDLLLANKAERLLKADAAGVLALLTSEVAEESSVLSAEFVIRNEHGLHARPGTALVNVIKSFNSDITVTNLDGSGKPANGRSLMKVVALGVKKGHHLRFTANGEDAEAALKAIGEAINEGLGEGAA
- a CDS encoding nucleotide triphosphate diphosphatase NUDT15 yields the protein MNVVTGVGVIIVNPQGEILLGKRCGPHAPFWSIPGGHLEAGETFEQCAQREIAEETGLLIAPPRFVGVSNNLQTWRAEGKHTVSVCLQVDHPGGDAELKEPEKCAEWRWCAPDALPEPHFEASRTAIRLWLSGQAYLPTA
- a CDS encoding NapC/NirT family cytochrome c — encoded protein: MSKKLTGFEKKRRWGWLWLLLLGIILGAALLAGTATVFHKTSDTAFCVSCHTMQQPLAEYQGSVHFQNTKGIRAECADCHVPHQPIDYLWTKIRAVKDIYGEMVGTIDTPEKYEAHKLAMAQSVWKTLKENDSATCRSCHSYDAMDITAQRPEARLQHPVAIKQGETCIDCHKGVAHILPDMSGETQAGAAELAKAAALTAPDATTLYTIATEPFFLSADDSHNAGNLMPSTEVQVVKQDGDKVLATVSGWQQDGVSEVFYAAQGKRILSVLLGEDARQQLKTAATQTDAETGLVWHQVSLQVWLPRKQLIDDQQKIWRYAADMMSANCTGCHGLTALDRFNANQWIGVIKGMAPRTSLTQEQLRVLTQYVQKHASDMPPAAPAKL